The genomic stretch CGACTCCACGAACCGCGAGGGGAACAGATCGGCGATCTCCTTGGGGAGCCCGGTGTCGCGGCCCTCGACCTTGGCGCGGACCGGGTCGAAGTCCACGAACCACGACTTGAACAGCGCCCGCGCCATCGCCTCCAGCGTCTCGTTCATCCGGCGGTTCAGCTCGATCTTGTCGTCGAGCGTGCCGAGGATGTAGGCAATCGCGCGTTGTTCTTCCAAAGGTGGAACATTGATCGCAAAGCGGCGGATCAGACCCCCGCTCAAATTTCTCTGAGCCCCACCCGAGGCAATCTGTAAGAAATCGCCCCTGTGATACTTGAGCGCGTAAAATAGGAATCTCGGTTCGCAACGTGTGCGTTCGGGAATCATGGCGCAACACGCTTGATTTGTGGCAGCTTCTCTTCCCAAAATGCCGAGACTCGTGATGGTCTTCCCATCGCCGTACATGGCCATTAAAACGGTATCTTTCGGAAACAACTTCGCAGAGGTGAAATCAAGTGCTCTGTCGGTAATTTTTTCCTCCGCCTCAAACAAGATGGAGTCTTTCAGTTCCTTCGTTTTGAACCACGAATGGGTGCCTCCTTCGTAGTAACTCGAATCGCTGCGCAGCGGTGTTCCGCCACTTGTCACCCTTTCACATAGTTCTTCGATCGCAGAGACTCCCCAATCGGCAGGGGTCGAAGGCAGAATGGTTGGGTTGCTGTACTTCTCACCCCCCATACCCCAGCCCCCTCAGGTTCTTCTCGATCTCAGCTTCGAGTTTCGCAGCCTCGGCTTGCTGCTCGCGCAGGGTTGCGGTGAGGCGTTTCATCTTCTCGCAGAACGGCTCGCCGTCGTCCTCCTGCGCCTCCGCGCCGACGTAGCGTCCGGGCGTGAGCACGTGGCCGTGCTTCTGGATCTCTTCGAGCTTCGCG from Pseudomonadota bacterium encodes the following:
- a CDS encoding restriction endonuclease subunit S, whose product is MGGEKYSNPTILPSTPADWGVSAIEELCERVTSGGTPLRSDSSYYEGGTHSWFKTKELKDSILFEAEEKITDRALDFTSAKLFPKDTVLMAMYGDGKTITSLGILGREAATNQACCAMIPERTRCEPRFLFYALKYHRGDFLQIASGGAQRNLSGGLIRRFAINVPPLEEQRAIAYILGTLDDKIELNRRMNETLEAMARALFKSWFVDFDPVRAKVEGRDTGLPKEIADLFPSRFVESELGEVPEGWGAAAVGDLSSLNPEAWSKETRPAIINYVDLSNTKWGRIETVTLYARQDAPSRAQRVLRPNDTIVGTVRPGNGSYAFIADDGLTGSTGFAVLRPLKIEYAEFVYFAATAVENIETLSHLADGGAYPAVRTEVVAATQVVKADDAVVERYSLITRPLLAKMAENERESSILAAMRDSLLPKLISGEVRVKDVECVLEARA